Below is a genomic region from Hylemonella gracilis.
CCCAGCACCTGGGACAGGATGCTGCCGCCCATGCGCCTGCGGCCACGCCCCAGGTCGATCAGCAGCAGGGTCGTGTCGCCCTCGCGCACCAGCTGCGGCGTGAAGGTGCCGCGCACGTCGGGCAAGGTGGCAAAGGCCGAGACGATGAGGGACACGGGCGAGGTGACTTTCTTCGCCGCGCCTGCATCGTTTTTCCCACTCCCGGAGGGGTCTGTCCACACGGTGCGCATGGACAGGCTGTCCTTGCCCACGGGGATGCTGATGCCCAGCGCCGGGCACAGTTCCATGCCCACGGCGCGCACGGTGGCGTAGAGGGCGGCGTCCTCGCCCGGCTCACCGCAGGCCGCCATCCAGTTGGCGGACAGCTTGACGCGCGGCAACTCGATGGGCGCGGCCAGCAGGTTGGTGATGGCCTCGGCCACGGCCATGCGACCCGAGGCGGGCGCATCCAGCGCGGCCAGCGGCGTGCGCTCGCCCATACTCATGGCCTCGCCCGCAAAGCCGGCGTAGTCGGCCAGCGTGACCGCGCAATCCGCCACGGGGATTTGCCAGGGGCCGACCATCTGGTCGCGGTGCGTGAGGCCCCCCACGGTGCGGTCGCCGATGGTGATGAGGAAGCGCTTGGAGGCGACGGTCGGGTGCGCCAGCACGTCGATGACAGCCTGCTGCAGCGTGACACCGCTCAAGTCCAGCGGCTTGAAACGGCGCGCGATGGTCCTGACGTCACGGTGCATCTTGGGCGGCTTGCCCAGCAGCACGTCCATGGGCATCTGGACAGGCGATTCATTCCCCTCGTCAGCCAGCACCAGGTCGCGCACCTCGGTCGCCACGCCCACCACCGCGTACGGGCAGCGCTCGCGTTCACAGAAGGCTTTGAACTGTGGCAGCGATTCGGGCGCAATGGCCAGCACATACCGTTCCTGGCTCTCATTGCACCAGATTTCCTTGGGCGCCAGACCCGATTCTTCGAGCGGGACGGCGCGCAGGTCGAAGCGTGCGCCACGGCCCGCGTCGTTGGTGATTTCGGGAAAGGCGTTGGACAGACCGCCTGCACCGACGTCGTGGATCGCGAGGATGGGATTCTTGTCGCCTTGCGACCAGCAGTGGTTGATGACCTCCTGCGCGCGGCGCTCGATCTCGGGGTTACCCCGCTGCACAGAATCAAAGTCCAGTTCGGCCGCGTTCGCGCCCGTGGCCATGGAGCTGGCCGCGCCACCGCCCATGCCGATGCGCATGCCGGGGCCACCCAGCTGGATCAGCAGCGTGCCGGCGGGAAACAGAATCTTCTTTGTCTGCGTCGCGTCGATCGCGCCCACCCCACCCGCGATCATGATGGGCTTGTGGTAGCCGCGCTGCACCGTGTCGACGTCACTCGCAACCGTCTGCTCGTACTCGCGGAAATAACCCGCGAGATTGGGGCGACCAAACTCGTTGTTGAAAGCGGCACCACCCAGCGGGCCGTCGATCATGATCTGCAGCGGGCTGGCGATGTGCTCGGGCTTGCCGCCCGCCTGATCGGACCAGCCACCCCAGAGCTTGGACACCGTGAAACCCGTCAGGCCGGCCTTGGGGCGTGAACCGCGCCCGGTCGCGCCCTCGTCGCGAATCTCACCGCCTGCGCCGGTGGACGCGCCGGGAAAAGGCGAAATCGCCGTCGGGTGGTTATGTGTCTCCACCTTCATCAACACATGGCTCAGGGCCGAAGACTTCTCGTAGACCGGCGCGCGCAGTGTGCCTTCCCCATCCTCGTCACCGGCCGCGTCAAAACGCGCCACGAAACGCTCGACGGGCATGCCTTCCATGACGGAGGCATTGTCCGAATAAGCCACCACCGTGTGCTGCGGACTGGTCTGGTGGGTGTGGCGGATCATGCCGAACAGGCTCTTGGTCTGTTTTTCACCGTCGATCGTGAAATCGGCGTTGAAGATCTTGTGGCGGCAGTGTTCGCTGTTGGCCTGCGCGAACATCATCAGCTCCACGTCGGTGGGGTTGCGTTGCAAGCCCTTGAACGCGGCTTCCAGGTAGTCGATCTCATCGTCCGCCAGGGCCAGGCCCCAGTCGGCATTGGCCTGCCGCAGCGCGGCCTTGCCACCGCCCAACACGTCCACATGGTCCATGGGCACGGCCTGCAGGGCCGTGAACAGGGCCTGGGCTTCGTCGCGGCTGGCCAGCGCGCTCTCGGTCATGCGGTCATGCAGCAGGGCCGCGACGCGGCCCAGTTGCTCGGCGCTCAGCGCGGCGGCCTGACCCAGCAGGCCCGACTTCAGCAGCAGGCGGTATTCGACGACACGCTCCACGCGATGCAGGGCGCCGCCGCTGTCACCCAGGCCGCAATTGCGCGCGATGTCGGTCGCCTTGGACGCCCAGGGCGAGACGGTGCCCAGGCGTGGCGCGACCACCACCAGCATTCCGTCCCCCGTGCCTGTGTGAGGTTCACCGTAGTCGAGCAGCGCGGCCCAGCGCTGCCGTTCGGCCGGCGCGAGCGGGGTTTCGGTCGCCACGAGGTGCACATAACGGGCCACGACGCCGCTGATCTTGTCGTGGATGGCCTGCAACCGGGGCAGCAGCTGCCGGGCACGGTAGGGGCTGAGGGCGCTGCCGCCTTCAAAGGAAGTGATGTGGAGAGTCACAGTGGTGGCCTGTGGAGAGGAGAGTGCGAGCCGCCGCCACCAGCGTCTGGTGGCACTCAAGCCGGGAGGAAAGCCCGCGATTTTACCCTCCCGCCCTTGCGCCAGCCCACTGCCCGCCCGCCATGCCATGTCCGCGACGAAAGAGGATAATTCACCCCATGAGCATCACCTACAAAGACGAGGCAGGCATCGCCGGGATGCGTGAGGCCTGTCGCCTGGCCTCCGAAGTGTTGGACTACATCACCCCGCACATCCAGCCTGGCATCACCACCAAGGAAGTTGACCGCCTGGCGCTGGAATGCATGCAGGCCCAGGGCACGGTCTCCGCCACCATCGGTTACCAGCCGCCGGGCTACCCGCCCTATCCGGCACACCTGTGCACCTCGGTCAACCACGTGGTCTGCCACGGAATCCCGAATGACAAGCCGCTCAAGAAGGGCGACATCATGAACGTGGACGTGACTGTGATCACCAAGGACGGCTGGTACGGTGACAACAGCCGTATGTACCTGATCGGCGAGGTGTCCATCGCCGCCAAGCGCCTGTGCGCGTTGACCTACGACGCCATGTGGATGGGCATCGAACAGGTGAAGCCCGGCGCGCGCCTGGGCGACGTGGGCGCGGCCATCCAGAAATTCGCCGAAGGCCATGGTTTTTCCATCGTGCGCGAGTACTGCGGCCACGGCATCGGCCAAGTCTTCCACG
It encodes:
- the purL gene encoding phosphoribosylformylglycinamidine synthase encodes the protein MTLHITSFEGGSALSPYRARQLLPRLQAIHDKISGVVARYVHLVATETPLAPAERQRWAALLDYGEPHTGTGDGMLVVVAPRLGTVSPWASKATDIARNCGLGDSGGALHRVERVVEYRLLLKSGLLGQAAALSAEQLGRVAALLHDRMTESALASRDEAQALFTALQAVPMDHVDVLGGGKAALRQANADWGLALADDEIDYLEAAFKGLQRNPTDVELMMFAQANSEHCRHKIFNADFTIDGEKQTKSLFGMIRHTHQTSPQHTVVAYSDNASVMEGMPVERFVARFDAAGDEDGEGTLRAPVYEKSSALSHVLMKVETHNHPTAISPFPGASTGAGGEIRDEGATGRGSRPKAGLTGFTVSKLWGGWSDQAGGKPEHIASPLQIMIDGPLGGAAFNNEFGRPNLAGYFREYEQTVASDVDTVQRGYHKPIMIAGGVGAIDATQTKKILFPAGTLLIQLGGPGMRIGMGGGAASSMATGANAAELDFDSVQRGNPEIERRAQEVINHCWSQGDKNPILAIHDVGAGGLSNAFPEITNDAGRGARFDLRAVPLEESGLAPKEIWCNESQERYVLAIAPESLPQFKAFCERERCPYAVVGVATEVRDLVLADEGNESPVQMPMDVLLGKPPKMHRDVRTIARRFKPLDLSGVTLQQAVIDVLAHPTVASKRFLITIGDRTVGGLTHRDQMVGPWQIPVADCAVTLADYAGFAGEAMSMGERTPLAALDAPASGRMAVAEAITNLLAAPIELPRVKLSANWMAACGEPGEDAALYATVRAVGMELCPALGISIPVGKDSLSMRTVWTDPSGSGKNDAGAAKKVTSPVSLIVSAFATLPDVRGTFTPQLVREGDTTLLLIDLGRGRRRMGGSILSQVLGQTGHEVPDLDDPQDLVNLVNAVNALRAQGRILAYHDRSDGGLLAAVAEMAFAGQVGVALNVDLLVTEGDGISDSRMDSGDAKNWTQQIGARRDELTLQVLFNEELGAVLQVRTAERDAVLAVLREHGLSRHSHVIGKTRPAGSEVPAGVGELQVWRDAKAVFTAKLVDLQQVWDSVSWKISQLRDNPAGADAEHAIAGAGTAQGDPGLHVHLSFDPAEGLAPALLQARPKVAILREQGVNSQVEMAYCFTEAGFEAYDVHMTDLQSGRARLADFKGFVACGGFSYGDTLGAGIGWARSILFNERLSQEFQAFFGRTDTFALGVCNGCQMLAELADIIPGAEAWPRFTHNPNGYQARLSQVEVLASPSIFFAGMAGSRLPIAVAHGEGHANFTRRGNPAQAIAAMRFVDHHGRATEAFPANPNGSPGGLTAVTTADGRFTAMMPHAERVFRNIQFSWTPLDPNLPSPWARLWRNARRWVG
- the map gene encoding type I methionyl aminopeptidase, whose protein sequence is MPCPRRKRIIHPMSITYKDEAGIAGMREACRLASEVLDYITPHIQPGITTKEVDRLALECMQAQGTVSATIGYQPPGYPPYPAHLCTSVNHVVCHGIPNDKPLKKGDIMNVDVTVITKDGWYGDNSRMYLIGEVSIAAKRLCALTYDAMWMGIEQVKPGARLGDVGAAIQKFAEGHGFSIVREYCGHGIGQVFHEDPQVLHYGRPGTGEELKPGMTFTIEPMINAGRREVKELNDGWTIVTKDHSLSAQWEHTILVTPTGYEVLTLSAGSPPPPAFVKNFAQPRLDAAASVAA